Within the Megalopta genalis isolate 19385.01 chromosome 11, iyMegGena1_principal, whole genome shotgun sequence genome, the region cAACGcagttttataaaaataacacgATTGAGTTTACTTAGATCTTGCGCGACTTGTATTACAAGGTGTGTTCAATGAAAACATCTTTATAATTTCGATAATTGCAAAGTAAACAACTTGAAACTGGTCGTTCGACCGGCGATGGTAGGTTTAATGTTGAAACTTGTAAGAAGTCGCCAGGGTGTATAATAGCGTGGAAGAATATATTTATTGAGATTATGGTTTGAACGATAAAGAATTCCTCGAATTACAGAAAGAAATTGCGCTGTTTGTTTTGCAGAAAAGGAATAGTCGCTGAATCGTAGGTGCAAATTGGCATGCGTTCCGGTTACGGAGACATCAATGCCTGGCAACAGGTATCGCTCAccaaagaaaagaaaggaaaatggAGGACGTACTGGCGGAGAACGAGACCGGATCGAAGAACCGTGATCCTCGTGATACCGATACAGAAGAATGATCAAGATAAAAAAAACTCCATCCAAGGTGACCGTTTCCATTCTCATCCCTCGGAGAAGTCGGTCAAAATAGACGACTCTTGCCAAAAAAGCAACAGTATTGTCAGTGCAACATTAATCGCTCAGACTAATCGAGCGTGTCGTTACTTGCAGGATTTCCTGTCGGCACGTTAAATAACAATGCTGGGGCCTTCGGACGTCGCAGCAGATGGACCGTGAAGATGGACGAACTGTGCAGCGTCGAAGGCTGCCAGCAAGGTCGCATGTCCCGCCACATTTCTGATGACAGTGGAACAAACGGATCGAAACTAGCACTAGTTACAGCTTGTTCGACGCTTGTGCACGACCATACTCGGTTTACCCGTAAATAGCGGATCGCTGAGACCGGCtgcaatccttgcgaaacgcttAGATTTTTATTCGTTTATCA harbors:
- the LOC117226256 gene encoding uncharacterized protein LOC117226256, giving the protein MRSGYGDINAWQQVSLTKEKKGKWRTYWRRTRPDRRTVILVIPIQKNDQDKKNSIQGFPVGTLNNNAGAFGRRSRWTVKMDELCSVEGCQQGRMSRHISDDSGTNGSKLALVTACSTLVHDHTRFTRK